The nucleotide window ATGAACTCAACCTCGTCCCGCTcaatgtccttgatggcgagAATGCCCAGCTTGGCTAGGAAGTGCAGGGACAAGTCgttgacggcatcgcgcaGAATCGACTTCTGGATGAGCAGCACGTTGCACTTGGCCTTCTTgatcttcttggccatgttCAACAGGTATAGTCGCTCCTCCTTGACGATCTTGTCCATCTGTCGATAATCGTTGACCTGGATGGTGTTTTCCATCTACGCCAGAGGTTAGTACAGACTCAACCCCCTACGTCGCGCAAGGAACAAGCACTTACATCGGGCTTCGGCGGGCTCAGCTGGAACTGAATCAGACCAATGCGCGCCTTCTCCATCCTTACGGGGCCGCCGGCATTCTTGAGCACGGGCTGGTTGAGGACCAGGCCATCAACCAGCTCACTGTCCTCAATGGTTCCTCCAACCTTCTTGATGATTCGAATGTTCTTGAGGTCGACGTTTTCGGCGCTCTTGAGATCGATGGTCTTGGTGACGGAGTTGACAGCCATGGGGCCGAGGAGGTTCGAGTACTGCGATACAATCTtggaggacaaggacgtgTTGGCGGCTTGCAGGAGAGACGCCGTGTCGTTGAGGGTGATGGGCTGGGACATGTCGTgcaggacctcgacggcggcggcggcggctctttGGAAGGCCTCGGAGATGACTGAGGGGTGGATGCCCTTGGACAGCaggcggtcggcggcgccaagcAAGCTGCcgcagatgacgacgaccgacgTGGTGCCGTCaccggcctcgacgtcctgCGCACCAGCCAGGTTGACCAGCATCTTGGCCGTAGGGTGCATGACCGACATGCTCCTGAGCATGGTGTGACCgtcgttggtgatgatggtctcgcccttgccgctgcgAATCATCTTGTCCATGCCGCGCGGGCCGAGCGACGTCCGGATGGCATCGGCGACAGCTTCACACAGGTGTCAGCTAGAGAACAACAAGGGCATGTAGActggggctggggccggcgaacctcgggcggcgacaatgtTGGACGAGCGGACGGCCATGGGCTTCTCCTTATCCTGCAAGCTGTTAGCGGGGCACTCGACAGCTCTGAACGGCGGCTCCTGTGCGTCGGCGTACCCTGAAGGTGGCATTCTGAGACTGGCcactggccgtggcggttgCAGACATGATGGCGCCGTGTTCTCTGGTCCAGGGATGCTCGGGTTGAGGTGCAGGCGCCGCGTTGGTGTAGGGACGTTGAGGGGGGTCGCGAGGGTCCTAGCAGCCTTTGGATATGAGGTATCCCACCTTGTGGCCCTAACTCAAGCTGGTGTCGCAGCACCCTCCAGAAATTTTGGCCGCCGCAGTGGATTATCCATCCTCCGacgcgcgctgccgctgtctgGGTACGTACCGCCTCCAACTTGCAGTACTAAAAGGCACCACCTACTCGAGGCTTAGCGCTGCCAGCGTGGTCCGTGCGTCAAGCTCAAGGCAACTGTGATTACGGAATGCTTCCATCGACTGCCTCCAACAAGCGTGTCACAGCACCTCTTCATCCACATCACAACTGGTCCGAATCGATCCCGCTCGACTTCTTTCATTTCCCACGCCCTATTCATATCGCATCTTCGACGCCTCTCGACACATAGCCAGTGCCGACGGCAGCGTGCCCTGTCCGCGGCCTTCACCATGGTGAGCTCCCTCGCGGTCATGCCAGGCGATCGCCTGCTAACCGTAGCAGCCTTCCGCGACCGGTCAAAACTGGGAAAAGTACCAGAAGACCTttgccgacgatgaggtaGAGGAGAAGAAGATTACTCCTCTGACAGATGAGTACGCGCACATCACTCCACGGCCGAGCCGCGGACCGTTACAGCTAACGTTCTCCCAGGGATATCCAGGTCCTCAAGACctacggcgcggcgccgtacGGTGCATCAATAaagaagctggagaagcagATCAAGGAGAAGCAACAGAGCGTGGACGAAAAGATTGGCGTCAAGGTGCGACAGCCTCGCTtcctgcgcggcgagatCCCGTCTAATGGTGAATACAGGAATCCGACACCGGTCTAGCACCGCCGCATCTGTGGGATGTGGCCGCCGATCGTCAACGGATGTCTGAAGAACAGCCTTTTCAGGTAGCGCGGTGTACCAAGATAATCGAAGACGAGAAGGGCGACGAATCGAAGAAGAAATACGTTATCAACGTCAAGCAAATCGCAAAGTTCGTCGTCCAGCTTGGCGACCGCGTCAGCCCCACGGATATCGAAGAGGGCATgcgtgtcggcgtcgatcGTAACAAGTATCAGATCAtgctgcccttgccgcccaaGATTGACGCCAGCGTCACCATGATGACCGTGGAGGAGAAGCCCGATGTCACGTATGGCGATGTCGGTGGTTGCAAGGAGCAGGTTGAGAAGCTGAGGGAAGTCGTCGAGATGCCTCTGCTCTCTCCCGAGCGATTCGTCaacctcggcatcgacccACCCAAGGGCGCCCTTCTCTACGGACCTCCCGGTACCGGAAAGACGCTCTGCGCCCGAGCGGTCGCCAACAGAACCGACGCCACCTTCATCCGTGTCATCGGCAGCGAGCTGGTGCAAAAGtacgtcggcgagggcgctaGGATGGTCCGCGAGCTCTTCGAGATGGCCCGGACGAAGAAGGCATGCATCATCTTCTTCGACGAAATCGACGCTGTTGGCGGTGCTCGATTTGatgacggcgctggcggcgacaacgaggtGCAGAGGACCATGCTTGAGCTCATCACGCAGCTTGATGGCTTCGACGCCCGAGGCAACATCAAGGTCATGTTTGCCACCAACAGACCCTCCACCCTGGATCCCGCCCTGATGCGTCCGGGACGTATCGACCGCAAGATCGAGTTCTCTCTCCCCGACCTCGAGGGACGAGCCAATATTCTGCGCATCCACGCAAAGAGCATGTCGGTTGAGCGGGACATTCGGTGGGAGCTCATCTCCCGCCTGTGCCCGAACGCGACCGGTGCCGAGCTGCGGAGCGTGTGCACCGAGGCCGGCATGTTCGCCATCCGGGCGCGGAGAAAGGTGGCCTCTGAGAAGGACTTCTtgagcgccgtcgacaaagTCATCAAGGGCAACCTCAAGTTCaactcgacggccacgtACATGCAATACAACTAAAGGCAGCGGAGGGTTTCTCGTGTACTTTTTTGCTCCTGTATTGCAATCCACCTTATCGCGCTGTGTATGACTACGAGGCGGAGCGAGatgggggtgggtgggcttCCAGACGCGTCACTCATAGCTTTCCATGGTAGAGGAAATAGAAGCCGGCGTTGACGGTGTCGCCAGAAGACCCCAGTTTCACGGACACATGACATCACCCAAGTGCTACACGCAATGTCCAGTTGGCTATCAGTACCAGAGATTCATGTCTGGCCTGGAATCGGAACTTGGATTGTCCGACGAATGCATGGCTGTCCCATCACATGTTTGGCGGTTGTTGAGCAGCGGCAACTTGACTGTGCCACACTGCCTTGCCTATGCTGCAGAAAAAGAAAGTTGACATCGCAAATGCTGAACCCCCAAGACAGTCCCTATGATTAAAAACCCCCCCATTTCCCAACTCCGCGGCCCCCAGAAACGGTTCCATTAAATGCGGTTCCCATGGGACACACGGAAACGGTCAGCGCCTGAATGTCATGCAGCCAAGCTCATGCGGCTAGTCTTGGCCCTTGGACGTCTCCtagaggaaggaggaggatgagaaGCCGGGGAGAGTGTCCTCCCATTGTGGTATATGTTGTCGTTTGAGTCGTAATAAGGGAAAAAAAtagaaggaagaagaagaagaagcagaagaagcagaaaTGCTTATGTAGTGCAGGAAGTAGACGATGGTGCCCTTGATGGAGCGGATCTAGGCGCCCGGCATGCCTGacaggcagcccaggcatACCACCTCGCCTTCGCGTCCGCGCTcgacgcagcagcggctgcacACCACGGCGCGGTGCCCGCACGCGTCCCaccccttgccgccgtcccTGATCTCCCTTGGTCGTTCGGGTTCCGCCGAGCCGTCGCGGTtcatgtcgtcga belongs to Purpureocillium takamizusanense chromosome 1, complete sequence and includes:
- the CCT4 gene encoding T-complex protein 1 subunit delta (COG:O~BUSCO:EOG09261XNJ~EggNog:ENOG503NW0D), producing the protein MSATATASGQSQNATFRDKEKPMAVRSSNIVAARAVADAIRTSLGPRGMDKMIRSGKGETIITNDGHTMLRSMSVMHPTAKMLVNLAGAQDVEAGDGTTSVVVICGSLLGAADRLLSKGIHPSVISEAFQRAAAAAVEVLHDMSQPITLNDTASLLQAANTSLSSKIVSQYSNLLGPMAVNSVTKTIDLKSAENVDLKNIRIIKKVGGTIEDSELVDGLVLNQPVLKNAGGPVRMEKARIGLIQFQLSPPKPDMENTIQVNDYRQMDKIVKEERLYLLNMAKKIKKAKCNVLLIQKSILRDAVNDLSLHFLAKLGILAIKDIERDEVEFICKSTGCKPIADIDSFTEDKLGSADLVEEVQSSGSRMVKVTGAKATGKTVSVVVRGANSLILEEAERSLHDALCVVRCLVKKKALIAGGGAAEIEIAAQLSKQARSLTGTEAICWKAFADAMEVIPTTLAENAGLNSIKVVTDLRHRHEMGEKNAGVSIKSGGVNTNISKEKVLQPLLVSTSAIELAAETVKMILRIDDIALTR
- the RPT1 gene encoding 26S proteasome regulatory subunit 7 (COG:O~EggNog:ENOG503NVNZ), with the translated sequence MPSATGQNWEKYQKTFADDEVEEKKITPLTDEDIQVLKTYGAAPYGASIKKLEKQIKEKQQSVDEKIGVKESDTGLAPPHLWDVAADRQRMSEEQPFQVARCTKIIEDEKGDESKKKYVINVKQIAKFVVQLGDRVSPTDIEEGMRVGVDRNKYQIMLPLPPKIDASVTMMTVEEKPDVTYGDVGGCKEQVEKLREVVEMPLLSPERFVNLGIDPPKGALLYGPPGTGKTLCARAVANRTDATFIRVIGSELVQKYVGEGARMVRELFEMARTKKACIIFFDEIDAVGGARFDDGAGGDNEVQRTMLELITQLDGFDARGNIKVMFATNRPSTLDPALMRPGRIDRKIEFSLPDLEGRANILRIHAKSMSVERDIRWELISRLCPNATGAELRSVCTEAGMFAIRARRKVASEKDFLSAVDKVIKGNLKFNSTATYMQYN